TGCCATTCtgtataaaattattattacagtagctatatatttattcatatggatttaaaatatataccattCCCCTATTCAAGATTATTTCTAATCAGTGTCTCTATAATCATTCCTCTATTCAAGATAACTTCTAATCAGTGCTTATTATCACTAATGCTTAAATGAACACCTTCTTATGTTTGATTTTCcacctctcttttttttattgaagtatattcactTAGCTTTTATTATATCTTAAAATAAATTCCCACAAGTGGGTTTACTTCATCAAAGGCAATGAACAATTTTATGGCTCTTGACAGAAAAGTTTTATGCTATATCTTCAGTATGGCATTAGTGGGAGTTCACATGCAGTGGGGAATTTGAGAATCGGGCCCATCTCTGGGagttgaaaatatgtatataatagacTATAGAATAATGACTAGAGTTATTATTAtcaaatgttgaataaaagttgtGAAAGTgtgcacccttgtcttgttcctaatcttagaagaaatgctttctgcttttctctgttgagtatgatgttgatgtaggtttgtcatacatggcttttattatgttgacgtatgttccctgtatacccagtttgttgagagtttttatcataaatgaatgttggattttgtcataagctttttctgcatcttattgagatgatcatatgatttttttctttaatttgttaatgtggtgtgccACATTGACTGATCTGTGGATACTGAACCATTCTTAcattcttgggataaatcccacttgataaTGGTGTATGATCATTTTCATATATTGTAGAATTTAGTTTTGTTCAAATATTTAGTAATATGtagtaatattttgttgaaaattttttatcTATATTCAACAGttatattggcctataattttcttttttgtgatgtctttgaTATTGAATGATTtgggcctcatagaatgagtgaggaagtgttccttccttttcaattgttttgaatagtttgagaaggataggtgttaattcttctttaaatgtttggtaggatttccctgtgaagctgtctaggcctggacttttctttcttggaagttttttttaattactaattcaattGTATCACTGGTaactggtctgttcatattttctgtttcttcctgattcagtcatggagattgtacatttctagaaatttatccatttcttctaggttgcccattttattaatgtataattgttcataggaATGTCTTATGATcctctgtatttctgtggtatcaactgtaacttctcttttatttttgattttattaacttgggccttctcccttttttttcttgatgcatCTGACAAAacgtttatcaattttgtttatcttttcaaagaaccagcttttagtttcattgatcttttctattgttttttagtctctatttcatttatttctgctgtgatctttattatttcttctactaactttggttttgtttgttcttctttctctatttccttagaatacattatttatttgagatgtttcttatttcttgaggCAGACTTATATCTTTATAAACTTCCTGCTTAAAACTAATTTTGTCATGTCCCATATATTTTGGATcactgtgtttccattttcacttgttCCCAGGTATTGTTCAAAATTTCtccttgatttcttcagtgattcatTGGTTATTTAGAAGAATATTGTTTAGATTCTACCTGcttgtgttttttgcagtttttttccttgtagttagTTTCTAGATAGTTTCTAGATTCATTGTTGTGGTTGaaaaagatgcttggtatgatttcagtcttcttaaacttattgaaatttgttttgtggcctactATGTGATCTATTTGGAGAATGTTTtatatgcatttgaaaataatggGTATTCTGCTCTTTTTGTATGAAATGCTCTCTATATATCTCTTAAgttcatctggtctaatgtgtcatttaagccAGTGCTTCCTTAATGATTTTCTCTCTGGATGGTATTTCCATTGATGTAAATGGGGCATTGAAATCCCCTACTATTATTACggtactgtcaatttctccctttatgtttgttaatatttgctataAAGCGTTTAGGCGTTCCTAtgttgggtacatatatatttacaactgtTGTATCTTTCTGTTGGATTGATTCCATGATTATTATGtattatgtaatatctttttttgtctcttgttacagtctttgttttaaagtctattttgtcttacCTAAGTGTTGCTACCctagctttctttttgttttcatttgcatggaatagctttttctatttcctcacacaaagctcagtggtagagtgcctgcctggcatacacaaggtcctgggttcaattcccagtacctttattaataaacaaacaaacaaataaacaaacaaacctaattacctccctctcccctctccaaaaaaaaaaaaaaaaaaaaaaaaaagaggcaaaaagaaaaactggggTCATGccaaataaaaacattctaaaatgtCAGAGGGTCTACAACTCCTTACTTAACTAAAcaagataaaggagaaaaaaaaaacggAAGGAGAGTCAGAGATCCCTCAGGGAAAGAGTAAAAGTGGCTTTAGTAAGCTAATGCTGTTACAAGTTTTTCTCCATTTCTgcagaaggggagaaggaagctAAAGCAATCATTTAAGGAAATTCTACTTCACAACATAGACAGATGAGGGCACTCCAGACCAACAAATATTATAAACCAgcccaaattataaaataaacaatgaaagtAGACTATACTCAAGgctattataaaatgaaataaaaaataagaaacaaaatccCTCAGATGATGGAAACTCCTGTCCCTCACCTTCAATTAAAAAGGagcaaattaaaattgtaaaacaacATTACAAATCAATGACAATATTCTCCAACAAGCATTTGAAGGCATTAAAAACACTTGAAAcagaaattcaaaaattaaaaggaaattggTCAAATAATGGATCaggaatgaataaaaagaaaattgattgaACTCAGGAAACAATAAGTAAAGACAAAACCATCTTAGAAATGAAGACTAAAATAAAGGTAGCCaaggtaaaataaattaaatgaaatttaatgaGGGCATTGAACAAAGGGaagcaatcaacaaaatgaaaataagataaagaaaatgtatccaGTGAAACAGGCAAAAAGAAATGTCATTTCCtttacaaatatattaaatttgattccctaaaataaaaaataaaacagtaacatAGAATTAATATTTAAAGCTTAAGTCCAGAAaaacttttgtaaataaagaacTGAAAGTATCTATCAGGTGCCTGGAAAAATAAGCTCAGGATAATCAGTTCTAACAGGTATCTCAGTAAAACCACTGGAGTttaaagacaaatacaaaatCTTCAGATCTTTAAAGCAAAATGGTTAACACATTATAAGGGCAAAAGAATTAGTCCAACATTAGCTGAAAAGATCAGACAGTGCAGTTGCATTTTCAAAACActcaagaaagaaaatgcataCCAAGAAACATATCTAATTAAGCTATCCTTCAAATATCAATGCTattgaaaaatagttttaaacatGTGAGATCCAAGGACTGTTGTACTCACAATCCCCTTTTAGAGTTGATAAGAGGATAATCTTCACTCAAACAAAAGATAAATGGGAAAATTGGACAAAGGATAAGCAGTGagcatttaatgtatttaattacaGATCTAAGAACAAAATATTAGTGAGAATATGGGTGCCAGAATAATATATGAATATTGTATGTTCTGAAAAAGCGAAAAATGATAATACAACCAGAAAGGTAAAAGGGAACATCTGTTTCTAATAAGTTAACTACTGCCATGCTTGCAATCCCACCATGAACTTTTAGAAGACTGAACAAAACAGACGACacaacagtttttaaatattgaacAAGGAAGGCATGACTGTAATCTCTGGAAGAAGAGActagaattaaagaaaatttatgatTACTCTTTAGACTCTGGCTCGTGGAGGAGGATCCCAAACAGATCACAGTGGTGTCACTAAATTGTGCAAAGTCAGAAAAGAGTTCAGTGGGCTGAAGCGCCTGGTTTACAGGGAAGAGCTCTGGAGACGaaaattataagcaaataaatagctccaaataccatcacagatTCCATTAAATTGGTTGCTGAATGCTAAAGCATACATACAGAACAGTGAAATAACATGAGCTCAGGAAAAGAAGAACTAATGGGGAGGTATAAGCCATACCAATTCCAAAGCTCACAAAAGTTTGAGGGACATTTGAGTCCAAAGCAACTAGAGTGAAAGATCTTCACTGAACATACAGAGCATTTAGAGATCTGTGAATTGCTAGCTAGCAGTAGGGCCAGTCCTAGGACAGGGATTCTCAAGTGCAGAACTATTGACACATTGGGCGGAATAATTCTTTGCTGTAGGGGtatgtcctgtgcactgtagaaTGTTTAGAAACTTCTGTGGTTTCTACCCAATTAATTCAGTAGCAGCGCTCCCCTCACTGCAAGTTTTGACCACCCAATCTTTATCCAGACATTGCCTAATGACATCTGTCCCTCAGGAGCAAAATtattaacagttttaaaataaatcacatcCACTGATATAGGGTAAATGCAACTCTAGTGGTACACTCATGAAGCTTAAAAACTTGCTTCAGAGGGGTCAGGGTAATCTGCAAGTATCTGCCTGCTAGAATATATCCAACACAATTTAATAGGAGACCCCCAAATCCAGTACTCAATGGCATAAAGTTCTAAATGACCAGCATACAgcccaaaataacaaaaaacaaaaaacaaaaaacaaaaaaaaaaggaaaaaggcaggATAATCTTTCCCATAACCAGGAAAAATACAAAAGCCATTCATTCAATAGACACAGTTTGGGAAATGATAGTGACAAAATTAACAGATAAGCTATTATAATTACTCAGAatttagagaaaaggaagaacacaATGAAGATAAAagttatttctaaaaaataacttCTGGAAATtgaatatacaattttttaaaataaaaatgttactatGTGGGATGAATAATATAGAATGCAGATGGAAATAcaagtgaacttgaagacatagcaataaaatgattcaaaatgaagcataaaaagaaaaagactgaaaaaataattaatatagcTTCAATGACTTATGGGAAATATCAAGCAGTTTGGCCAAGAGGCCTGCAGGGACATTAAAATGACACTAGCCCCTTCATGCATGTGGAAGCCACATGgtttctgtcacaactactcaactctggcATTATAGCATGAAAGAAGTCACAGACACTATGTAAATAAATGAGCATGCTATGTTCAATTCATACTTTATTTATGattatagagatggagaagagaagaTTATCATTTACCAGCAGACAGGATCAAGGAAGGGTGCAAATATAAATGGGTATATATTCATCAGGGTTCTGCACAGAAACAAAACTAACAAGatgtgtttgtctctctgtgtgtgtatgtgtgtatatatatatatatatatatatatatatatatatatatatatatatatatatatatataaagagagagagagtgaaagtgagagacagagaggcgttagtgaagagagacagagattttaaggaactggctcatgtgATTGTCGGAGCTGGTAAGTCTAAAATCTGCAGggaaggctggcaggctggaaattCCAGGAAGAGTCGATGTTGCAGTCTTGAGTGTGaaggcagtctggaggcagaattccttccaTTTCTGACtacctcagtcttttctcttaaggTTGTCAACTGACTGTACGAGGTCCACCCACAGTATGGAGGTAATCtgttttactcaaagtctactggtTTAAATGCCAATCACATCTAAAACAACTTTCACAGCAACATCCAGACTGCTTGGCCAAACAATGGTGTACCATAGCCTAGCAAAACTGACACATAAATTTAACCATCAGTAGTAAAAGGGGAATTTCCTGGTAGTGATGCAACAGGTAAATATTTTGATTATGGTAGTGGTTACAAGAATCTATATATAGGGAAAAACTGCatagaactacacacacacacgagtacaAGCAAAAATGGTGAAACTCAATATATTCTAGAGCATAGTTAATAGTACtgaatcaatgtaaattttgTGGTTTTGATATTGTACCATTCTAACATAAGGTACCACaactgggggaaatggagtgAAGGGTGCATGATACTCTATATACTATTTTTGCAATTTTCTATGAGTCTGTAATCATCACcaaattaaaaggttttttttaaaaaactttatggACACTcaagttttattattcttttaattatttcaacagtttaaaaatgtaaacatcatTCCTAGTTCATGAACCACACAAATATAGGGGCAGGCCAGATCTGGCCCAgggtcatttttttttgctgactGCTAAATTAAATAGTATTTCTCCATGTCAATAATTATATTCTGGTTATGGTTGAAAAAGAAAGTCTTTGAATGATTTTAGGAAAGACAGAGTGGGATATTTAAGGGTAAAGAGACATAACCTATGTACCTTTCTCTCAAACATTTctctatatacatatttatacattcaCACATTATATAAAAAAATGTGGCAAGATGTCAATATCTGAAGATCTTGGGTGAAGGCTTAAAGAGACTTCTTTCTGTGATTCTTGTAACTTTTCTAtgagtctgaaattatttcaaaataaaaattacttacacacacacatatgtctagTATTTGCTAGGCAGgtgatatgatttttaaatttctcttattaAATTATTACCCGCCTGCAAAAATATCATATTACCTGATGTCAATGTCACTATAAACATTTCCCGAAAACTTTGCAGCTCTTGTCTGTGTCTAGacgtatgtaaatacatatatagacttttcattttggaaatgttcaaataatcataaaaagaaagatatttaatGAAACCTCATGTACGAGTCACACAGTTTTAACAATTGCCAGCTCACTTGTTCATCAATATCAATATCCACTCATTCCCATTCTCCATATTTTTAAGCAAATACTTTCATTTCTTGATGTTTACTTTATATAGATatgtggggagaagggaaaaggagtGGCAGTTGATTCTAACAGGAAGACAAAGGAGAGATGCTTGTCTCTAACAAATggtagcttaaaaaaataaaaagtgctaGCTAATGCCATTTACCTTCAATTGGAGTCACCACTTCAATTCTGAAATTCTGAGTCAAGAGGAAAAGTCAAGCTCAACATCCTCTACAAAGGGAATTACTATGAATTTGGCACTATGCCAGGCACTTTGTACAACTTACTGAATCTTTATAATAACACTCAGAGCTCTGTTCAATTACTCCcttttttcaaataaggaaattACATTTCAGAAAGAATGAATAACTTTCCTGATATTAAGCAATTTGTGGGAGCAGAATTTATACTCTTGCCTTACTGTTTCCAAAAGAGTATGTGTGATATTTTCCACTGTATTGCCACACAGTACACCAAAAACACTCATTTCAGATATCACTGGGGAGAAGATTCTAAAGGAATTAATTGTCTTTGTGAAATATGGATCAGAACCTATTAGAATCTGAGTTTATAGCCAACTACTGTTCTCAGTGATTCTAGCTAAGCTGAGCTAGTgaagacaaagaataaaaatacctcTCTATAATCTTGCTTTCCCCAAAGAAGTCCTCAGTGATTGCCCAATGATGCCATGTCTAGTCTTTAAACACTAAATATATTTCCCTTGGGTCTTATTGGTTACCAGCTTTCCGACTCAGCAAATATTTTACAGCAGCCTTTACATCCTTATTTCTCAAGCTATAGATTATAGGATTTAGCATTGGGGTCACCACCCCATAAAACAGGGAAACAAGCCCCTCCCTAGCTTGTGAATTGTCTTGTCCAAGGAGGTCTTGAGACTTGGGTTTGGCATACATAAAGAAGATGGTACCATAAAATATGATCACCACAGTCAGATGCGCTGAGCAGGTGGAAAAGGCCTTGCGTCTCCCTGTGGCTGAGTTCATTCTCAAGATGGTGTAGAGGATGAAcatgtaggagaaaaaaatgaccaacAGTGGAAAAACCAGGAAAGCCATATTTGACACTGCTAGGGTAACAATATTGAGGGATATATCAGCACAAGCTAGCTTGAGGACAGCCAATATCTCACACAAGAAATGATTGATGATATTATTTCCACAGAAGGGCAACTGCATGGCCAGAGATGTCTGCACAATTGAGTTGATTCCGCCAGAAAGCCATGACACAGAAGCCATCAGTACATATACCACTTTGCTCATGATGATGGGATATCTCAGAGGGTTACAGATAGCCACGTATCGGTCAAAAGCCATCATGCCAAGGAGGAAACATTCTGTCGACCCCATTGCAAATCCAAAGAACATCTGCACTGCACATCCAGAGAAGGAAATGTTCCTCTTCTTTGAGATTAAGCTCACCAAAGTTGAGGGAACAGAGGAAGATGTATAGCAAATATCCAGGAAAGAGAGGTTGcccaggaagaagtacatgggggtgtgaagACGGGAATCAAAGACGCTCGCTATGATCAGAACACCATTGCCAATTAGAATCAATAGGTACATAACTAGAATTAGAGCAAAGAAGACAATCTCAAGTTTTGGGTAACCAGAGAGTCCCAGAAGAATGAATTCTTTCACAAATGTCTCATTTATTCTATCCATGTTCCAGCTTTTAGGATGTCAAAGGAATAcctaacataaaatattttcacttccaAGTAACAACAGATATAACAAATTTCTTGGCTAGGCATTATTCTAGGGTGAAGCAGAAAGAAGTTTTCCTTGAAGCTCTGTCATCCAGTTTTCTTAAACAATGCCAGTGCCTAGAGTATAATGATACTGGGAAGTTGAGAGTTTCAATGCCCTGTGTCTAATGTTTGATGATCTAACTAGGATTAGAAGCAACCTTCCCAACTGTTAAAGACACAAAGGCCCTAGAATATTTCAGACGACAAACCTGACTTCTTCATTTAGTCAAGCTCATTGAGAGGGTGGTGGAGAAGGCAAAAGACAACTCAACAGGACTGGAATTTGATGCAGGGTTTAAGAAAAATGTTGAGAAATTTAAGCCAGTTTGATTTTATGGATACTTGTTTGTCTGCCTGACACCTTGGATCTCTTTTCAGTCTGTTagattgtatatttttataggGCAGACATTTGATCACAGTAAACTGAACCACATATACTGCAATTTAACATCTGTTTAAAGGTCAAGTTAGTTATCAGTCTCACAGTCACTGCCTACTCTTACTATTTTGTTATTTCCCATTAAACACCAATATGTAAACTAGCTCTGCAGGTATACAGTGGagatctttaatgaaaaatagtctCTCTTCGTTTGCTTTATTCTGTGGCTTCAGAGTTATTCTtcgtaatttatttatttcagtgaacCTAAGAAAAGATTGATACTGTTTAAATACATATCTGTGTATCTGTATGTAGCACTTTATACTTTATCAGAAAAAGTAATCTTCtcattctcatttgttttttcaaatgagaGAGACAGAATGTAGCCAAAGTAATCTAACCTGTAAATAAAAAGTGGACCCTGAAGCTCAGATCTTTGCCAATGAAGTCTAGAGCACTTTGGGCTACAACATCGAAAGTTATTAAACCATGTTTTCCCACCAAGTATTATCCAGAATTTTTGGCCTTGGCAGAATAATGAAGAATCAGCTATTTCAgtctttcaaatttttcatatgtatataaattcctagggatcttgttaaaatgctgaTTCTCTTTCATTAAGTCTGAGACAGGGCCTgcgattctgcatttctaataaactCTCAGGTATGCCAGAGCAGCTGGGATGGGGCCACATTTTGAGTAGTAAGGCTTTAGTTTACCTGTAGTAAGTTAGCAAAATACCCAGATGTTTCTTTTGTTTCACTGTATGGACTAGCTTAACAATTTACAAAATGACCAAGAGCATAcatctttttgtgttttccagCAAACTCTAGGGCCACACCTCACTGTTCAGTACAATTCAGAAAATAATACTATTGAAAGACAagttataaaaaagaaggaaaaagttttGCTGGAACACCGTAATATATGTAGGATATTACTGATAGCCTAACTTGAGCCCAATCCTGTTCCAAAGATACAACATAACATGTCTGTCATAAAAAAGATCACAATTCAGTGAAGGAAACAGTACAATTATATATGAAACAACttgatataaaatataattacgTTGTGTGACCATTATGACAgtgaatattatatattatacatgttcTCAGAAGGAGGAGGTTGAGAAATAAACAAGGCAAGAGAGTTCTGGAAGAGTCTCAGACTTAGGCTGGATCTGCAAGCATGGATAAGATGAGGCAggtttggaagagaagaggggaagacaGTGTCCCAGTAGGAAGAACACTTCGAGTGGAGGTTAGGAGTAAGCATATTGGCAGTACCTCCTTTTCAGACCAGAGAGTTTCTGTGGAGGAGTCGGGGCAAGCACACTTGAAAAGGTAAAAGaagcagggaaggggctcattaTTGGAAGCATCACGTACAAGATGAGGGTTCAGATGTTCTGATCTCAGCTACCCTCCAAACTTGATATCATACAGCTTGATTTTACAAAATTTTTGAGCAGATATGTGACATAAGGGATGAAAATGTTTAGGTTAAGTTATTAATTACTGACTGATGCATGCAAAAATCATCTCTTCTTAATTGCCGCCAGTTCTGGGGTTAACAAAAATTGCAAGTTTAGGGCTTATATATGTTAATAGTTTTGAGAACGTCAGCATAAGCTCACCACCCCTCTCTAACACTCAGTTTGTTGTGTAATGATAAAAACAAGGTGGGAAGATTTCCCTACAGTGTATGCTAACGAATACAAAGTAGGAAATTTCAATTTGGGTGAGAGGCATGAATGAGAGACTATTGAATCTCTGAAgtagagatgagaaaattgagccttaaagcaaattttaatatattttaattctgcTAAAGATCAGAGTACCTAAaactatgttttcatttatttaaattaaaaaccctgtcatctatttaaataatttctattgTTGAATCTTATATACAAGATACTGTGCTTGAAATTAGTTGACTTGATTGAGGTTACATGGGTCTTAATGGGCAGAGACAACATCCAAAGCCCATTCTCTTTCCACTATTTCCATGCCCAGCAGGTAGCATTAAAATCTGTACAGGAAACATTTGTGTCAACAACAGAAAATGGTCAGTGAGTACCAAGGATATACTGAGATCATAAAGGCAAAACTTGACTGTACTCACTTAAAAATGTACAAGGAGAACTGTTAAGTCTTGAGGACTTAGCACTTCTTATCATGAAGGAAGGTTCAGGGTTGTGGGATTGAATCATATGCCACAGAAAACTCCATTTTCTCTAAAATGATTCTATACTAACTCTCCACTACTTCTTAGGCTAATTAAGGTTCTCCAGTGGAATACAGAGCAATTGATCAAGAGATGCCTTAGGTAAGGGACAGGAGCACTCTGATCAGAGCAGACATTGAATGCCAAAGGAAGAAGACAGTAAAAGACTGACTCAGCAGGACACCAGGTGATGTGCCAGATCCGTCCATTTGGGGTCCAGGCCTGGAGAGCCTGGTTTCCCGTTCTAGGCAAATGTAATAACAAGGTGTCTCAGGCCACTTAAACCCCTTCTTCTGCCCCCTGCTCCAAGCCTTCTCCACCTAGGCAGAAATTCCCTCAGCAATTCAAACCCACCTCAAGCCAGGCCTGTCTTGCTGCCTTTGTTGTTCTTCTcctagaaatttaatttttttcttttggataccAAAACAATTTTAGTATGCCCAAATTGTTCATTTGCAGCAGgctctgagttttaaaaaaaggtatcTGTTAGTCGGTACTAACAAGATATCATCTTACAGAGAAAGTCACCAATTTATTCAATGCAAGTACAGCAGGATCAGCTAATACTGACTTGAATGGATATGGGATGGGGTTAGCCAAGTGAAAAAGTGCTTGGGACTAAGAAGGAAAATTTCTAGGTTTGAGGTTCTTTCCTTCTAACATatagtctcagttttctcatttgtgaaatagtGATAAAAATACCTGCCTCACTTTTCacacagatttgaaaaaaaattcagatagcATATGGAATCTACTTTATGGATTAATGGgcaatatacaaataataaaaataataaatcatatctgtatttgataataataataaatgagtaACTGTATTGCCTCATGCTGTTCACATTTTAAATCCATACTTAAGAATAGCTTTAATTATGGAATGAAAAGGTGTGGTTTCATGGTATTAAAAACTTACCATTATACTGATAAATTATTTCCACCTCCTAGGAGAACCTGTTACTTTCTTATTAGTATTTATACAAGCATTTTGAACTAAGGTCAGGTTCAACGATGTCAGATTCTACAGATGtgaaagagtaaatatttgttacgCAATGGTTATAATTGTTCCCCAGGTCCCAAAGCAATTTAAAGTTGGAATGAGAGATCTGTGGAATGGAGAAACTTCTGGTGTGTTAGGGACAGTGTCTCATAGACACAATTAAGAATGGTGATGGGAACAAACTGCAGCTGAACTAAAGCTCCAAAATGAAATGACATTCTCCTACCCACGTAACTTTTGGAAACAGGGGCAAATGTTCACTATACTAGCTTTATGAAATATGAGagctttttgtttaaaatatatttatcaaagcaaaattaattcaaagtagGATCTTAATTGAAATAACAATTACCAAAATTAAATGCTAGAATTGAAAATGATCTAGatattttgaatgaaataaaatagatatcTGCTGTGAATTAAATtcattctcatttaaattttttaccttctctttattcttttagataaGCTAGTTTCATGCAGGATATCAACAAGTATCAGCCCTTTttggaatgaaaagaaatacagataagaaataaataaatttacaggATAAAAGTGAATTCATATGTTCAAggcaaaaaatgttttaaaagtacagaCTGGATAGTTTGGGACATGAATTCAGATAGGAAGATAGCATATTATTGAATTAAAGTGTTTCAGAAAGTCTATTAAGCTGTATTATAGATATTAACACTTAGATTGACTGTAATTTTCCAAAAGATGttacatttcactgtaaaatatttggGTTCTAGAAGGATGTTTTTAGAAGGCAGGCCCATGACCAAGTAGAAGACTGGCAGCTGGTAGACTGTGGTCCCAGCTACTGACCCAGAAATCACTCTGTCTCCCTATGGACTAGGCTATAGCCCTGTTTAGTCTTGATCTTGACATCAGCACCATCTGCCAAGGGACCCAGCAGGAGTCCCACCACTGCAAGCCCAGCTAACAGGGGCTTGCCAATC
The nucleotide sequence above comes from Camelus dromedarius isolate mCamDro1 chromosome 10, mCamDro1.pat, whole genome shotgun sequence. Encoded proteins:
- the LOC105087908 gene encoding LOW QUALITY PROTEIN: olfactory receptor 13C4 (The sequence of the model RefSeq protein was modified relative to this genomic sequence to represent the inferred CDS: inserted 1 base in 1 codon), with the protein product MPSQEICYICCYLEVKIFYVRYSFDILKAXNMDRINETFVKEFILLGLSGYPKLEIVFFALILVMYLLILIGNGVLIIASVFDSRLHTPMYFFLGNLSFLDICYTSSSVPSTLVSLISKKRNISFSGCAVQMFFGFAMGSTECFLLGMMAFDRYVAICNPLRYPIIMSKVVYVLMASVSWLSGGINSIVQTSLAMQLPFCGNNIINHFLCEILAVLKLACADISLNIVTLAVSNMAFLVFPLLVIFFSYMFILYTILRMNSATGRRKAFSTCSAHLTVVIIFYGTIFFMYAKPKSQDLLGQDNSQAREGLVSLFYGVVTPMLNPIIYSLRNKDVKAAVKYLLSRKAGNQ